The Bernardetia sp. ABR2-2B DNA window AAAAATTAATTCTAAACTTCTTTTTTCACAATTAAAAAGCATTTTATTCTTTTTTGAATAAAATGCTTTTTATATTATATAATTTCTATTTTTGCATAAATTTTTATTCAACTATTTTATAATTTTATTATAATGAAAAAAATACTTTTATTTCTGTTGTTATCTGTGATGTCCTTTTCAACTTTTGCACAGAATGATGACAAACAAGCTATCAAAGAAAAAATAGCAGAACAAACATGTGAATGTATTGAAAACTCTGATATAGATTTAGAAGACAAAGCAGCCATTGAAGCTCAGTTTGGTGCGTGTATATTACAGGCTATTGGAGCGAATGAAGATGCTGTCGTTAAGCTAGATTTAGATTTTAGTAGTGAAGAAACAATGCATAGTTTTGGAAGAGAAATAGGCTTACTCGTTGCTGGAAAATGTCCTAGTATTTTTATAGGATTAGCAAAGCAAAAGCTAGAAGATAAAAACAAAAAAGAAAGCACTATCTCTACTATATCTGGAGCTATAGAAAAAGTAGAAGAAGGAGAGTTTGTAGTAATTATAGTAAAAGATGACAACGGACGCTCACATAAACTCTACTGGCTTGACTTTTTTGAGAATGCAGACCAATTAAAGGATAATTATAAATCTCTGAAAGGCAAAAAGCTAGAAGTAAGTTATAAGGAACAAGAGTATTATCATCCAAAACTACAGGACTATAGCACTATAAAAGTTATGACCAAAATAGAGTTGAAGTAATCGAATCCTGTTATTGTAAACTACCAGCATAAAAAAAGCAGTCTATAAATAAATTTTATAGACTGCTTTTTATAAAACAATTGTAAGAAGTAGAGAATAAACAAATTACTATTTTTGAATTTTTAATCGTTTGATAACCAATAGTTTGAACTAGCTACGCTGGATATCCATTTCGTAATTCGTAATTTTTAATTCGTAATTGTTCCTAGAATTACTGAGCTGCTTCTGTGCTATCTTTTTCAGCTTTGTAGTTTGCATTCAGACGCTCCAAAACAGTTTTTGTAATATCTAATTCTTTATCTGTATAAAGAATCATTGACATGCCTTTTTGAGTTCCTAAAACAACCTTATATCCTTTTTCAGCTTTATATTCTTCCAAAACAGATTCAATATTTGAGTACGCTTGGTTCATATCTTTTTCGCCTTGTAACATAAGAGCTTCTGACATAGAACCTTTTTGTCTTTCTAACATTTGGTATTTTGTTTGAAGGTCTTGCTGTTCTTTTTTTGCAGCATTTTCAGACAAAAGACCTTGAGAAGCACGTTTTTGAAAACTTTCAGCCTCACTTTGCAATTGAATTTCGCTTTGCTCTAGTTGTCTTCTCATTTCTGTTTGCTTCTTTTCTGTCTTATTTTTTATATCTACTAAATAGTCGTAATAAGTATTTAACGTATCAAGATTGACATAAGCAATATCGCCATTATTTGTAGCGTTTGACGAGCTAGTAGTTGTTGTTGTAGCATTTGCAGTCTTAGAGTCTTTTGGCTGACAACTTGTGAAAGCAACAAAAGAAATGATTAGAGTAAGTGCAAAGTAAAATGAATTAGTGAATGTATTTTTCATCATTGAAATTGAAATTGAGAAAATTGAATTAATTTTTTATTTAAAATAAATGAAGGCACAAAGATAATAGAATTTTATGGATTAAGACGTTTCGAACGAATCTTTAAAATAGAATCCTTGATTGATAAATACAGAGTGTTTTCATAAAAACTTTGTCAGTAGTTTTTGGTAATCCAAAATAACTCTGACAATAGTTTAGGTACAGAAGAACTTATTTTTCAGCTATTGACAGCCTTCTAAAAAGGACTGTCAAAGTTAAAGAAATGCTATAATTTATTTACAAACTCAATTATTATTTATGCTTTTATTTTAAGAATACTTTTATGTAGCAGGATTTCGGATAACCATTTTGGTACGGAAAGAGCCCATAACATTTAATAGAGTGCCTGTTTCTTTATCCCTCATCATACCTTTAAAACTACCTTGATAAATATCGCCTTCTATTTTTTCGATAGTCATTTCAAAGGGTTCAGCATCTTGCATTTGATTTTTGAACTTTCCTTTATTGTTAGTGCGTATTAAGTTCACGATTATATCCTTTTTCAACTTTCCTTCACTGCCTTCTTGCAAAACAAAAGGAGTTTCCTGATTGAAATCGAAGTTATGAGCTTGTAAATAAATACTTTCCTTACAGTGGTCATCAGCACAGCGTTCGATTCTGAATAAATTGTTTTTCAATAAATTATATCTAGCAACATTATCAAGAGGCAAATAATTGAAATTATATTCTTTTCCTTCAATAGTAGCTTTGATATAAAAGTCATTATCTATGGCAGCCGAAGCAGGACGAGTATCAGGTTCTTCTACTTCTTCTGTTTGCGTAGAATCAGAAGTTGATGTAGTTTCAGAAGTGCCAGTATTTGTACACGCCCAAAGTCCGTAAGAACTAATGGCTGCAAAAACAAATAATATATAAATAGACTTAATCTTTTTCATAAATTTTGATTGATTTAAAAAGGTATTGATTAAAAAATAAAATGAATTTTCTTTAATTTTAGAAATACAAAATTCTAAAAAAAAAGTCTCTTATCAAATTCATTTTGAAATATTTAGGGAATGATAAAAATCTTTTAGTTCGATACTCTACTTTATTTTTTATAGCTCAACATTTTCTTAAATACCACGTATATAAAAAGGTAAATATTTCTCATTTCAATAACTATAACTACTTTACCATTATGGCTAATGAATACTTAGAAAAAATGTACAAAGAGTTTTTAGAAAAATTTGAAGAAAGTAATTTGGAACAACTAATAGAAGCATTCAATAGAGAGGTAGGTAATAGAGGTTGGGCTGGAGTTCGTGGTGCTTATCTTATGGCAATGAAAGATGCTTTTCTCAAATATAAAGACTTGGATAGTAGTTCTATCATTGCTAAAGATGGAAAAGGAATTTCATTAGCAAGAAAAGTAAGGTTAGAAGGTAATACTTTAATTGCTGAGGGTGAAAACTTTGGAGGAGCAGCTCGTGCTATATAATACAATCAGAGAAATAAAATTTCAAAAAACCAGCTATTTTACTTAATAACTGGTTTTTTGATGTACGGAAGGTAAATGAAAATAAAGTTTATTACTTCAACGTAGCAATTATAGTTTTTCCTCCTTTTGTTTTTTGCTCTAAGTTTACATTTATTTCTGCATCAAGAGGAACAAAAATATCTACACGAGAACCAAATTTGATAAAACCAAACTCGTTGCCTTGTACTACAGGCTGTCCTTCTTTTACATACCAACAAATACGACGAGCCAACGCACCAGCAATCTGACGAAATAAAATTTCTGTATTTGTATTAGGTTGTTTTACCACAACAGTTGTGCGTTCGTTGTCTGTACTTGCCTTCGGATGCCAAGCTACTAAATACTTTCCAGGGTGATATTTGAAATAAGATACAATACCAGACAAAGGATTACGATTGACATGAACATTGATAGGAGACATAAAAATTGAAATCTGACGACGCTTTTCATTAAAATATTCTGTTTCCTCTACTTCTTCTATAACAACTACTTTTCCATCAGCAGGTGCAATGATATGCTTTTCATTACGTTCTACTTCTACATGAGGATTTCTAAAAAATTGAAGAATAATCAAGAAAAAAGCAACTCCAATAATAACAGCTATTGCTTCAATGAGTTGAGGATTTGAAAAAGAACTTGAAAAATAATACCCTGCACCAATAACGAGTGCAGCAAAAATAGTAACGATGAGCAGACTAGGGTAACCTTCTTTATGAATTTTCATGTATTTTGATAATTAAATTGTGTTGTGTGCTGAATTTGTACCAGCAAAGCCAAAAAAGAGAATGGAAATGTTTTTTTATAAAATTAAAATAGACAAAAACACTATTTTAAAAATTTTGATACAAACATACGGCATTTTCAATAAATTTGCTTACTTTTAACTGTATAGATGCAGATAAGTTCCTTTTTTTATCTGAAAATAAATAAAAAACAAAAACGATTTCCATTTTGTCAAAATTCAAAATAAATACCGTTTCGGAAGCCTACAAGCCTGAAAATCAGACTGAACCTGCTTTTTTGATTGACCCATCGCTCAACTCAAAGAGTAAAAACGATGCAAAAAACACAAAGCTCTACATTAAGCCAAAAGCCATAAAACAGATTTTTGATCATATTTCTTGGGGAGAAACCACGAAGGAAAATGTTGTCGAACAGGGTGGTGTTTTGTTAGGAAAAGTATTCTTTGATGAAAAAAAGAATCTTATGTATGGAGTTGTAGAAGAAGCTTTAGCAGGAAAACAAGCTAAGGGAAGTTCTGCCTATTTAGAAATGGATCACGAGGTCTGGAAAGAAATGCTTGATGAGTTTGATGATATTTTGGATAAAGATGAAGATAAAAAATGGCAAATGATAGGTTGGTATCACACGCACCCAAACAACCTTTCTGTTTTTATGTCGGGAACAGATATGGGAACGCAACAGCGTTTTTTCTCCAACGACTGGCAATATGCCATCATTTTCAATCCTCACAAACAAATTTGGAAGTCTTTTGTAGGTAATGAAGCCGT harbors:
- a CDS encoding OmpH family outer membrane protein — translated: MKNTFTNSFYFALTLIISFVAFTSCQPKDSKTANATTTTTSSSNATNNGDIAYVNLDTLNTYYDYLVDIKNKTEKKQTEMRRQLEQSEIQLQSEAESFQKRASQGLLSENAAKKEQQDLQTKYQMLERQKGSMSEALMLQGEKDMNQAYSNIESVLEEYKAEKGYKVVLGTQKGMSMILYTDKELDITKTVLERLNANYKAEKDSTEAAQ
- a CDS encoding phosphatidylserine decarboxylase family protein, whose translation is MKIHKEGYPSLLIVTIFAALVIGAGYYFSSSFSNPQLIEAIAVIIGVAFFLIILQFFRNPHVEVERNEKHIIAPADGKVVVIEEVEETEYFNEKRRQISIFMSPINVHVNRNPLSGIVSYFKYHPGKYLVAWHPKASTDNERTTVVVKQPNTNTEILFRQIAGALARRICWYVKEGQPVVQGNEFGFIKFGSRVDIFVPLDAEINVNLEQKTKGGKTIIATLK